The nucleotide sequence ACCGCGTCGCACGATGCGATGCCACGCGTTCATATCGTCGGGGAACAGAAGGTTGAAGAAAACCAGCAACGCTATGGTCCAATGAAGGACACGTTGTAACGGGCTATATTTCGAACGTATCGGCTGCGTCATAGATTGTCCTCAATGGCTTCACAACTCATTGGGTATAGGATGCTTGTTGGAACTGACAATCATGTGAATTACAGCAGCCGTGTTTCTACGCAAGCTAGGTGCCTTCCGAATACCTACCGCGTTGGGCCAAACAGTCAGGCCGTGGCCGTTCCCGGTAAAGGTTCGAATTCGCGGACATCCTTCTTTGTCACCCGGAGCAGAACGCTCGCGTGACCGCGGGATGATATTAGTCGCGCATCGCAATTCGAGGCCCTACTCACACGCTCTGGCGATCGATCAAATACGAGGAGATCCATCTCCATGCCTATAAGACCGTGTCCGAGGCCCCGCGCTGGCATCGGCCGCTCTCTGACGGAGTTTCGGCAACAACGGAGTTCCGTCCGCTGCCTTCGATTTTGCCCGGTTAAGATGTTTCACACGTTGCTTCTCTTGCAGCTCCTCCACTCCTTCAGCTTGGAAGTGCCGAAAACGGAAAAGAACGACGCTTTGAACTTGATCTTCCTCAAAGCAGGACGCTGACGGCCAGCATAATATCGGTCATTACGCGGGGAGATGCGATGACGGATCCTATCCTACATTTTCATGGCGCAGCGGGCGGCGTTACCGGCTCTTGTTTCGTTCTGGAGCATAATGGCTTTCGAACCATGTTCGATTGCGGCATGTTCCAGGGCTCAAAAACGGAAAAAGAGCTGAACTACCGGCCATTCCCGTTTGAACCTTCGTCAATTCATTCAGTTATCCTGACCCATGCCCATATCGACCATTCGGGCCTTCTGCCGAAGCTTGTCAAAGCGGGTTTCGATGGTCCGATCTATTGCACTGCCGCCACGGTCGACCTCTGCACAATTATGCTGCAAGACAGCGGACACATTCAGGAAATGGAGGTCGAACAGCTCAATCGACGAAACCGTCATCGCTCACATGCTGCGATAGAACCAATTTACACGGTCGCCGATGCGCGCGCCGCCATGACGCAGTTCCGCGCCGTCTCTTACAAAGAATGGCAAGAGGGACAGGGTGGGCTTCGGTTTCGCTTCTGGGATGCGGGTCACCTGCTGGGTTCATCTTCGGTCGAAGTCGAACTAACCGCTGACGACGGCCCGATCCGCATCCTCTTTTCCGGCGACGTTGGCCCTGAGCACAAATTGTTGGAATATCCCCCGGATGCGCCTCACAATCTCGATTACGTTATCTGCGAAAGCACTTATGGCGACCGAGAACGTGATGAAGCTTCACAAGAAGGCCGACGGCAGCAACTTCGAGAGATCGTCAGTCGGGCCTATCATCCTAATGGCGCCCTCCTTATTCCGTCCTTCGCTGTCGAGCGTACGCAGGAGCTCCTCGCCGATCTCTATGCACTGATGGAGACAGGCAAGTTGCCGCGTACTCCGATCATCATCGATTCTCCGCTGGCATCGCGGGCAACCGCTATCTTTAAGCGTCATGCTCCATCGCTTCCCAACGGTGAACTACTTCAGAAAGCGCTGAACTCACAAAATATACGCTTCACGGAGAGCGCCGAGCAGTCGAAGGCAATCGATCTCATTCACGGGTTTTATATCGTCATCGCCGCGAGTGGCATGTGCGAGGCCGGCCGTATCCGGCATCGTTTGAAAAATTGGCTGTGGCGTGATGAGGGCACTGTCTTGCTTGTCGGGTTCCAGGCTGAAGGAACCTTGGGGCGCATACTTCAGGATGGTGCACGCACGGTAAAGATACAGGGCGAGGAAATCGTCGTGCGGGCCGCGATCAAATCGCTGGAAGCCTATAGCGGCCACGCCGATGCAACCGAACTGGTGGATTGGATTACGGGGCGGGAGCCGATCCGATCAGGATTGTTCCTCGTCCATGGCGAGCCGGCGGCGATCGATCAATTGAAGAGCCGACTATCTGGACGAGCATCCGTGCCAACCATCTTTAGACCCGCGCTTGACAGTGGATATCGCCTTACGAAATCCGGTGCCGTCGAACTCGGCGCTGCCGCACCTCCGCCGCGTCTGACGGCGGACGAGGTTGGGCATCGCGATTGGCATAATGATTATCAATCCGTCATTTTGGATCTTGAGGAGAAGCTACGCCAGGCTGCCGACCAAAAGAGACGCGCCGTCATTCTACGCAGAATCAAAAGAGCGCTTCAAGACGACGCCGTCTAAGGCAAGGCAGGGGGATGAACTATGTTGACAACAATCCGGGATTGCCGAAGAAGCGGAGAATGCTTTGCCATTCCGACGATCGGAGAAATCGAAGGAGCCGGTCCATGTCACCTGACGCTCGTTGCAAGAACCATGCTTCCCATATGAGAATATCATGCCCAAGCCACTACTCTGGCTTCAGCACGGCTGCGCCGCTCACTCGGCCCGCCCGCAAGTCGGCAACGGCCGCGTTGGCTTCGGCAAGGGGATAAACGCTCGTATGCGTCTTGACCATCGCCTCGCGAGCAATCGGGAAGAATTCACGGGCGTCCTGACGCGTAAGGTTTGCGACGGATATGATGCTTCGCTCCTCCCACAGCAGGCGGTAGGGCATTGTTGGGATATCGCTCATGTGAATGCCGCCGCAGACCACGCGCCCGCCTTTTCGGATCGCCTTCAACGCAGCAGGAACGAGCTCGCCGACGGGAGCGAAGATGATTGCCGCATCGAGGAGCACCGGAGGCGATTGATCGGAACCGCCTGCCCACTTCACGCCGAGACTAAGCGCGAACTGCTTGGCAGTGTCATCTCCGGGTCGTGAAAACGCATAGACTTCTTTTCCTTGCCACCGGCAAACTTGGCAGATGATATGCGCGGCCGCGCCAAAGCCATAGAGTCCAATGCGCTTCGCATCGCCAGCTTGCTTCAGCGAGCGCCAGCCAATGAGACCTGCGCACATCAACGGAGCCAGAGCGACGGGATCGGCCTCCTCATCGAGGTCGAAGGCGAAATCAGCATCCGCGACCGTATGGGTGGCAAAGCCGCCATCACGGGTGTAGCCCGTAAATAAGGGCTCGTCGCAGAGATTCTCCTGCCCCCTCAGGCAGAAAGAACACTCGCCGCAAGAATGGCCAAGCCAGGGCACGCCGACCCTTCGCCCTATCCTTGCTGGAGACACGTTTTTCCCAACCCCTTCGACAATGCCGACGATTTCATGGCCGGGAATGAGCGGAAGTTTAGGGTTGGGCAGATCGCCGTCAAACACATGC is from Rhizobium sp. CB3090 and encodes:
- a CDS encoding MBL fold metallo-hydrolase — protein: MTDPILHFHGAAGGVTGSCFVLEHNGFRTMFDCGMFQGSKTEKELNYRPFPFEPSSIHSVILTHAHIDHSGLLPKLVKAGFDGPIYCTAATVDLCTIMLQDSGHIQEMEVEQLNRRNRHRSHAAIEPIYTVADARAAMTQFRAVSYKEWQEGQGGLRFRFWDAGHLLGSSSVEVELTADDGPIRILFSGDVGPEHKLLEYPPDAPHNLDYVICESTYGDRERDEASQEGRRQQLREIVSRAYHPNGALLIPSFAVERTQELLADLYALMETGKLPRTPIIIDSPLASRATAIFKRHAPSLPNGELLQKALNSQNIRFTESAEQSKAIDLIHGFYIVIAASGMCEAGRIRHRLKNWLWRDEGTVLLVGFQAEGTLGRILQDGARTVKIQGEEIVVRAAIKSLEAYSGHADATELVDWITGREPIRSGLFLVHGEPAAIDQLKSRLSGRASVPTIFRPALDSGYRLTKSGAVELGAAAPPPRLTADEVGHRDWHNDYQSVILDLEEKLRQAADQKRRAVILRRIKRALQDDAV
- a CDS encoding zinc-dependent alcohol dehydrogenase family protein, with the protein product MRAMVMEKVGAPLRMMERPDPVPGKDELLVSVEACAICRTDLHVFDGDLPNPKLPLIPGHEIVGIVEGVGKNVSPARIGRRVGVPWLGHSCGECSFCLRGQENLCDEPLFTGYTRDGGFATHTVADADFAFDLDEEADPVALAPLMCAGLIGWRSLKQAGDAKRIGLYGFGAAAHIICQVCRWQGKEVYAFSRPGDDTAKQFALSLGVKWAGGSDQSPPVLLDAAIIFAPVGELVPAALKAIRKGGRVVCGGIHMSDIPTMPYRLLWEERSIISVANLTRQDAREFFPIAREAMVKTHTSVYPLAEANAAVADLRAGRVSGAAVLKPE